From one Amycolatopsis sp. FDAARGOS 1241 genomic stretch:
- the pyrE gene encoding orotate phosphoribosyltransferase — MAYPGLDQTAKLELARLVTELAVVHGKVTLASGKEADYYVDLRRATLHHAAAPLIGKLLRQLTADWDYVAAGGLTLGADPVALAMLHSAATDGVVLDAFVVRKAVKEHGMQRRIEGVEVRGQRVLAVEDTSTTGGSVLTAVEALREAGAIVAGVATVVDRDTGAREAIEKEGLEYRYLLNKDDLGLD, encoded by the coding sequence GTGGCGTACCCCGGGTTGGATCAAACTGCGAAGCTCGAACTGGCCAGGCTGGTCACCGAACTGGCCGTGGTGCACGGCAAGGTGACCCTCGCGTCCGGCAAGGAAGCCGACTACTACGTCGACCTCCGCCGGGCGACCCTGCACCACGCGGCGGCACCGCTGATCGGCAAGCTGCTGCGGCAGCTCACCGCCGACTGGGACTACGTGGCCGCCGGCGGGCTGACGCTCGGCGCCGACCCGGTCGCGCTGGCGATGCTGCACTCCGCGGCCACCGACGGGGTCGTGCTCGACGCGTTCGTCGTCCGCAAGGCGGTCAAGGAACACGGCATGCAGCGCCGCATCGAGGGCGTCGAGGTGCGCGGGCAGCGTGTGCTGGCCGTCGAGGACACGTCGACGACCGGCGGCAGTGTGCTCACGGCCGTCGAGGCGCTGCGCGAGGCCGGGGCGATCGTCGCGGGCGTCGCGACCGTCGTCGATCGCGACACGGGCGCGCGCGAGGCCATCGAGAAGGAAGGCCTCGAGTACCGCTACCTCCTGAACAAGGACGACCTCGGGCTGGACTGA
- a CDS encoding ABC transporter permease: MFRLALRTLRPRKGGFLATFVAAFLGAVIVSACGGLMETGIRADAPPQRLAAAPIVVAGQQEIELPKRDPADDDPKTESVLLPERVRLDPALADRIRATPGVAAVVGDVTVPVVTPGGPAAGHGWNSAVLTPYSLIAGHAPGPGEVVVAGLPAQPGEMIRLAAHGTTGWYRVAGIAGATQPEVFFTEADAGRLAGGQVDDFGVFTTESPETVVARLNLGPGVVALTGDDRGRAEFPQAEAAGEDLVVLAAVSGGLSVLVALFVVASTLALATQQRRRELALLRAIGTTPRQLRRMVLGEAVTIGLLAMAAAVALGPMLGRRLFGRLTNAGVVPEVVRFHQGWLPMTVAAGVTVLAVLVAALVAARRVSRIRPTEALAEASVERRWLTPVRFVLAALCFGGGTALGIVTLAVMTGPVAASTAGPAVLLWAIGVAAISPGVTKLVAALLHGPVRVFGGVTGWLAVANTRATATRVSGAVTPIVLAVGIATGNIYLQTTQQAVSQHSFTEDLRADAVVAAPAGASPELLRRVQQAPGVAAASEYTTSTVFVTVPFDDSQDDDGHPALGLTTESAARTTSATVTTGSLGALTGDTVALPDTVAAELRRGVGDPVTLRLGDGHEVTVRVVALVAQRAGFEALLFPAGLLAAHTTARLAPQVLVRAAPGVDRARLAASLTAATAGEPVTVGDREALLAAHAAGDEIGAWVNYLMLGMIIGYTVISVVNTLVMATARRRREFGLQRLGGFTRTQVLRMAGVEGGVIATIGILLGTVVSAGAIVPFCLVATGSPLPIGPAAVYLTVIAIAAVLALGASVVPAWVATRARPVTAVALDE, encoded by the coding sequence ATGTTCCGGCTCGCGCTGCGCACGCTCCGGCCGCGCAAGGGTGGTTTCCTCGCGACGTTCGTGGCCGCGTTCCTCGGCGCCGTCATCGTGTCCGCCTGCGGCGGCCTGATGGAGACGGGCATCCGGGCCGACGCGCCGCCGCAGCGGCTCGCGGCCGCGCCCATCGTCGTCGCCGGGCAGCAGGAAATCGAGCTGCCCAAACGGGATCCGGCCGACGACGACCCCAAGACGGAAAGCGTCCTGTTGCCCGAACGCGTGCGGCTCGACCCGGCGCTGGCCGATCGGATCCGCGCGACGCCCGGCGTGGCCGCGGTGGTCGGCGACGTGACCGTGCCGGTCGTGACACCCGGTGGCCCGGCGGCCGGGCACGGGTGGAACTCCGCTGTGCTGACGCCGTACTCGCTGATCGCGGGCCACGCACCGGGGCCCGGCGAGGTCGTGGTCGCCGGGCTGCCCGCCCAGCCGGGCGAGATGATCCGGCTCGCCGCTCACGGCACCACGGGCTGGTATCGCGTCGCCGGAATCGCCGGCGCAACCCAGCCCGAGGTGTTCTTCACCGAAGCCGACGCCGGCCGCCTCGCCGGTGGTCAGGTCGACGACTTCGGCGTCTTCACGACGGAAAGCCCCGAAACGGTGGTCGCCCGCCTGAACCTCGGGCCCGGCGTCGTCGCGCTCACCGGCGACGACCGCGGCCGCGCCGAGTTCCCGCAAGCCGAGGCGGCCGGTGAAGACCTCGTGGTCCTCGCCGCCGTCTCCGGTGGGCTGTCGGTGCTGGTCGCGCTCTTCGTCGTCGCGAGCACGCTCGCCCTGGCCACGCAGCAACGCCGGCGCGAACTGGCTCTGCTGCGCGCCATCGGCACGACGCCCCGCCAGCTGCGGCGGATGGTGCTCGGCGAGGCAGTGACGATCGGGTTGCTCGCGATGGCCGCGGCGGTCGCGCTCGGGCCAATGCTCGGCCGCCGGCTGTTCGGCCGGCTCACGAACGCCGGTGTGGTGCCCGAAGTCGTCCGGTTCCACCAGGGCTGGCTGCCGATGACCGTCGCGGCCGGGGTCACGGTGCTGGCCGTCCTGGTCGCCGCGCTCGTCGCGGCCCGGCGCGTGAGCCGCATCCGGCCGACGGAGGCGCTGGCCGAGGCGAGCGTCGAACGCCGATGGCTCACGCCGGTGCGGTTCGTGCTCGCAGCGCTTTGCTTCGGCGGCGGGACGGCGCTCGGGATCGTCACGCTCGCGGTGATGACCGGTCCCGTCGCGGCGAGCACGGCGGGACCGGCGGTGCTGCTGTGGGCGATCGGTGTCGCGGCGATCAGCCCCGGCGTCACGAAGCTGGTGGCGGCGCTGCTGCACGGTCCGGTGCGGGTGTTCGGGGGTGTCACCGGGTGGCTGGCGGTCGCGAACACGCGAGCCACGGCCACGCGGGTGTCGGGCGCGGTCACGCCGATCGTGCTCGCGGTGGGCATCGCGACGGGCAACATCTACCTCCAGACCACGCAGCAAGCCGTGTCGCAGCATTCGTTCACCGAAGACCTGCGCGCCGACGCAGTGGTCGCCGCTCCCGCGGGGGCCAGCCCCGAACTGCTCCGTCGCGTGCAGCAGGCACCCGGCGTGGCGGCCGCTTCGGAGTACACGACCAGCACGGTCTTCGTCACCGTGCCCTTCGACGACAGCCAGGACGACGACGGTCATCCCGCTCTCGGCCTCACCACCGAAAGCGCCGCCCGGACGACGTCCGCCACCGTCACCACGGGCAGCCTCGGCGCCCTCACCGGCGACACCGTCGCGCTGCCGGACACCGTGGCGGCCGAGCTGCGCCGCGGCGTCGGGGATCCCGTCACACTCCGGCTCGGCGACGGGCACGAGGTGACCGTTCGCGTCGTCGCACTGGTGGCTCAGCGCGCCGGCTTCGAGGCGCTGCTGTTTCCCGCCGGTCTGCTCGCCGCCCACACCACCGCCCGCCTCGCGCCGCAGGTGCTCGTGCGGGCCGCGCCCGGCGTGGACCGGGCCCGGCTCGCGGCGAGCCTCACCGCGGCCACCGCGGGCGAGCCCGTGACGGTCGGCGACCGCGAGGCGCTGCTCGCCGCGCACGCCGCGGGTGACGAGATCGGCGCGTGGGTGAACTACCTGATGCTCGGCATGATCATCGGCTACACCGTGATCTCTGTGGTGAACACGCTCGTCATGGCCACCGCTCGCCGCCGGCGCGAGTTCGGGCTCCAGCGCCTCGGCGGCTTCACGCGCACGCAGGTGCTGCGCATGGCCGGCGTCGAAGGCGGCGTGATCGCGACGATCGGCATCCTGCTCGGCACAGTCGTCTCGGCGGGCGCGATCGTGCCCTTCTGCCTGGTGGCGACGGGCTCGCCACTCCCGATCGGCCCGGCGGCGGTCTACCTCACCGTGATCGCCATCGCGGCCGTGCTCGCGCTGGGCGCGTCGGTGGTCCCCGCCTGGGTGGCGACGCGGGCGCGGCCCGTGACGGCTGTCGCGCTCGACGAGTGA